The proteins below are encoded in one region of Apostichopus japonicus isolate 1M-3 chromosome 4, ASM3797524v1, whole genome shotgun sequence:
- the LOC139966747 gene encoding cholinesterase-like isoform X1, translating to MLQKFQSFKVANMFYIRFTLVAICLLFTSAKATDITVDVEQGTLLGNTEDFVENEYINVSMKIDIFKGVPYAEPPKRFMPPEPKQSWEGTFNATSFSDWCPQYLNPSFFNISSPQSEDCLYLNIYAPNGLTEKVPVMVFIHGGGFTIGSSMYLDYSGTPLAAVGNIVVVTINYRVGALGFLDTGDAASPGNFGLLDQVEALKWINQNIEAFGGDSSRITIFGESAGGASVDLLVISKKSRDLFQQAITESGTALCPWAYTELAEAIKVDMAFNLGNAVGCNTMDTQELVECLKQVDAEELEKIVATNFIRMGPTIDGVFLDDSPLRLTDRGDFKHCPMILGFNKDEGTAFFLIDNPDLLYADKAPFVDKAYFDRSVTTSLLVTNGVSPKIVEDAVKQQYVPWEYADNEDFDYFEYFNPIYGDEAFSCPTVKTARAHAMMTSEPLFLYLMTIAPTVSTYGDHGKGPKWLGAAHAEELQYVFGYPFIPEMLTVHGIMSDEEKEVSVKFMKFWTNFAKSGDPSRPDASSSPGEGEWAWPNFTIPELNYKELSFEMKVDRGLKADECNFWNEFEPELQSFVASMDQSELEWREEFSGWQDDLEEWRMSFSDYQNEPTCET from the exons ATGTTGCAAAAATTTCAATCTTTTAAAGTCGCAAACATGTTTTACATCAGGTTCACCTTGGTAGCAATTTGTCTGCTATTTACATCTGCGAAGGCAACTGATATTACTGTGGACGTGGAACAAGGAACACTGCTGGGCAACACGGAGGACTTCGtagaaaatgaatatatcaaCGTGTCTATGAAAATTGACATATTCAAG GGCGTTCCATACGCAGAGCCTCCCAAACGATTCATGCCTCCAGAACCCAAGCAGAGCTGGGAAGGGACATTTAATGCTACTTCTTTCTCAGATTGGTGCCCACAATATCTCAATCCATCGTTTTTCAACATATCTTCCCCTCAGAGTGAGGATTGTCTTTATCTTAACATTTATGCACCCAACGGGTTG ACGGAAAAGGTCCCTGTGATGGTGTTTATTCACGGTGGTGGATTTACCATAGGTTCATCTATGTATCTCGACTATAGTGGCACACCATTGGCGGCCGTGGGAAACATTGTCGTAGTTACCATCAACTACAGAGTGGGCGCCCTCGGATTCCTTGATACCG GTGACGCCGCCTCTCCAGGAAATTTTGGGCTACTTGATCAAGTCGAAGCTCTGAAATGGATCAACCAGAATATCGAAG CGTTTGGTGGTGATAGCTCAAGGATTACCATCTTTGGTGAAAGTGCAGGAGGAGCGAGTGTTGACTTACTTGTAATTTCCAAGAAAAGTCGTGACCTATTTCAACAAGCTATTACCGAG AGTGGAACAGCACTATGTCCATGGGCTTATACGGAGCTTGCAGAGGCCATCAAAGTTGACATGGCGTTTAATTTAGGAAACGCGGTTGGCTGTAATACGATGGATACGCAAGAACTGGTCGAATGTTTAAAACAAGTTGATGCAGAAGAACTTGAAAAGATCGTGGCGACT AATTTTATTCGAATGGGTCCGACGATAGATGGCGTCTTTCTTGATGACTCTCCTCTGAGGTTAACAGACCGTGGGGACTTTAAACATTGTCCGATGATTCTGGGTTTTAACAAGGATGAAGGGACTGCCTTCTTTCTTATTGACAATCCAGACCTCCTCTACGCTGACAAAGCCCCATTCGTCGACAAAGCATATTTTGATAGG TCTGTGACCACTTCGCTTCTAGTTACCAACGGGGTTTCCCCTAAGATAGTGGAGGACGCAGTCAAACAGCAATACGTTCCCTGGGAATATGCAGATAACGAAGATTTTGATTATTTCgagtattttaacccaatttaTGGCGACGAGGCGTTCAGTTGCCCGACAGTCAAAACGGCACGTGCACATGCAATGATGACGTCAGAACCTCTTTTCCTTTACTTGATGACGATTGCGCCAACTGT GTCTACATATGGTGACCACGGCAAAGGTCCAAAATGGCTTGGCGCTGCCCACGCAGAAGAACTACAATACGTGTTTGGCTATCCATTTATTCCAGAGATGCTTACCGTACATGGTATCATGTCAGATGAAGAGAAGGAAGTTTCCGTCAAGTTCATGAAATTCTGGACGAATTTTGCCAAATCTGG TGACCCAAGCCGTCCCGACGCTTCATCTTCCCCTGGTGAAGGGGAATGGGCGTGGCCAAACTTCACCATACCAGAGTTGAATTACAAGGAACTGTCATTTGAAATGAAGGTCGACAGAGGTTTAAAAGCAGACGAATGCAACTTCTGGAACGAGTTTGAACCAGAGCTACAAAGCTTTGTAG CTTCAATGGATCAGTCCGAGCTGGAATGGCGGGAAGAATTCTCCGGATGGCAAGATGACCTGGAAGAATGGAGAATGTCGTTCTCCGATTATCAAAATGAACCAACCTGTGAAACATAG
- the LOC139966747 gene encoding cholinesterase-like isoform X2 — MLQKFQSFKVANMFYIRFTLVAICLLFTSAKATDITVDVEQGTLLGNTEDFVENEYINVSMKIDIFKGVPYAEPPKRFMPPEPKQSWEGTFNATSFSDWCPQYLNPSFFNISSPQSEDCLYLNIYAPNGLTEKVPVMVFIHGGGFTIGSSMYLDYSGTPLAAVGNIVVVTINYRVGALGFLDTGDAASPGNFGLLDQVEALKWINQNIEAFGGDSSRITIFGESAGGASVDLLVISKKSRDLFQQAITESGTALCPWAYTELAEAIKVDMAFNLGNAVGCNTMDTQELVECLKQVDAEELEKIVATNFIRMGPTIDGVFLDDSPLRLTDRGDFKHCPMILGFNKDEGTAFFLIDNPDLLYADKAPFVDKAYFDRSVTTSLLVTNGVSPKIVEDAVKQQYVPWEYADNEDFDYFEYFNPIYGDEAFSCPTVKTARAHAMMTSEPLFLYLMTIAPTVSTYGDHGKGPKWLGAAHAEELQYVFGYPFIPEMLTVHGIMSDEEKEVSVKFMKFWTNFAKSGDPSRSNSSSSPGEGEWAWPTFTIPELHYKELSFEMKVDRGLKADECNFWNEFEPELQSFVASMDQSELEWREEFSGWQDDLEEWRMSFSDYQNEPTCET, encoded by the exons ATGTTGCAAAAATTTCAATCTTTTAAAGTCGCAAACATGTTTTACATCAGGTTCACCTTGGTAGCAATTTGTCTGCTATTTACATCTGCGAAGGCAACTGATATTACTGTGGACGTGGAACAAGGAACACTGCTGGGCAACACGGAGGACTTCGtagaaaatgaatatatcaaCGTGTCTATGAAAATTGACATATTCAAG GGCGTTCCATACGCAGAGCCTCCCAAACGATTCATGCCTCCAGAACCCAAGCAGAGCTGGGAAGGGACATTTAATGCTACTTCTTTCTCAGATTGGTGCCCACAATATCTCAATCCATCGTTTTTCAACATATCTTCCCCTCAGAGTGAGGATTGTCTTTATCTTAACATTTATGCACCCAACGGGTTG ACGGAAAAGGTCCCTGTGATGGTGTTTATTCACGGTGGTGGATTTACCATAGGTTCATCTATGTATCTCGACTATAGTGGCACACCATTGGCGGCCGTGGGAAACATTGTCGTAGTTACCATCAACTACAGAGTGGGCGCCCTCGGATTCCTTGATACCG GTGACGCCGCCTCTCCAGGAAATTTTGGGCTACTTGATCAAGTCGAAGCTCTGAAATGGATCAACCAGAATATCGAAG CGTTTGGTGGTGATAGCTCAAGGATTACCATCTTTGGTGAAAGTGCAGGAGGAGCGAGTGTTGACTTACTTGTAATTTCCAAGAAAAGTCGTGACCTATTTCAACAAGCTATTACCGAG AGTGGAACAGCACTATGTCCATGGGCTTATACGGAGCTTGCAGAGGCCATCAAAGTTGACATGGCGTTTAATTTAGGAAACGCGGTTGGCTGTAATACGATGGATACGCAAGAACTGGTCGAATGTTTAAAACAAGTTGATGCAGAAGAACTTGAAAAGATCGTGGCGACT AATTTTATTCGAATGGGTCCGACGATAGATGGCGTCTTTCTTGATGACTCTCCTCTGAGGTTAACAGACCGTGGGGACTTTAAACATTGTCCGATGATTCTGGGTTTTAACAAGGATGAAGGGACTGCCTTCTTTCTTATTGACAATCCAGACCTCCTCTACGCTGACAAAGCCCCATTCGTCGACAAAGCATATTTTGATAGG TCTGTGACCACTTCGCTTCTAGTTACCAACGGGGTTTCCCCTAAGATAGTGGAGGACGCAGTCAAACAGCAATACGTTCCCTGGGAATATGCAGATAACGAAGATTTTGATTATTTCgagtattttaacccaatttaTGGCGACGAGGCGTTCAGTTGCCCGACAGTCAAAACGGCACGTGCACATGCAATGATGACGTCAGAACCTCTTTTCCTTTACTTGATGACGATTGCGCCAACTGT GTCTACATATGGTGACCACGGCAAAGGTCCAAAATGGCTTGGCGCTGCCCACGCAGAAGAACTACAATACGTGTTTGGCTATCCATTTATTCCAGAGATGCTTACCGTACATGGTATCATGTCAGATGAAGAGAAGGAAGTTTCCGTCAAGTTCATGAAATTCTGGACGAATTTTGCCAAATCTGG TGACCCAAGCCGTTCCAACTCTTCATCTTCCCCTGGTGAAGGGGAATGGGCGTGGCCAACCTTCACCATACCAGAGTTGCATTACAAGGAACTGTCATTTGAAATGAAGGTCGACAGAGGTTTAAAAGCAGACGAATGCAACTTCTGGAACGAGTTTGAACCAGAGCTACAAAGCTTTGTAG CTTCAATGGATCAGTCCGAGCTGGAATGGCGGGAAGAATTCTCCGGATGGCAAGATGACCTGGAAGAATGGAGAATGTCTTTCTCCGATTATCAAAATGAACCAACCTGTGAAACATAG
- the LOC139966747 gene encoding acetylcholinesterase-like isoform X3, giving the protein MYLDYSGTPLAAVGNIVVVTINYRVGALGFLDTGDGASPGNFGLLDQVEALKWINQNIEAFGGDSSRITIFGESAGGASVDLLVISKQSRDLFQQAITESGTALCPWAYTELAEAIKVDMAFNLGNAVGCNTMDTQELVECLKQVDAEELEKIVATNFIRMGPTIDGVFLDDSPLRLTDRGDFKHCPMILGFNKDEGSILHLVDNPDLLYADEAPFVDKALFDRYVTTSLLITNGASPKIVEDAVKQQYVPWEYADDEDLDYFEYFNPIYGDEAFSCPTVKTARAHAMMTSEPLFLYLMTIAPTVSVYGDHGKGPKWLGAAHAEELQYVFGYPFIPEMLTVHGIMSDEEKEVSVKFMKFWTNFAKSGDPSRPDASSSPGEGEWAWPNFTIPELNYKELSFEMKVDRGLKADECNFWNEFEPELQSFVASMDQSELEWREEFSGWQDDLEEWRMSFSDYQNEPTCET; this is encoded by the exons ATGTATCTCGACTATAGTGGCACACCATTGGCGGCCGTGGGAAACATTGTCGTTGTTACCATCAACTACAGAGTGGGCGCCCTCGGATTCCTTGATACCG GTGACGGCGCCTCTCCAGGAAATTTTGGGCTACTTGATCAAGTCGAAGCTCTGAAATGGATCAACCAAAATATCGAAG CGTTTGGTGGTGATAGCTCAAGGATTACCATCTTTGGTGAAAGTGCAGGAGGAGCGAGTGTTGACTTACTTGTAATTTCCAAGCAAAGTCGTGACCTATTTCAACAAGCTATTACCGAG AGTGGAACAGCACTATGTCCATGGGCTTATACGGAGCTTGCAGAGGCCATCAAAGTTGACATGGCGTTTAATTTAGGAAACGCGGTTGGCTGTAATACGATGGATACGCAAGAACTGGTCGAATGTTTAAAACAAGTTGATGCAGAAGAACTTGAAAAGATCGTGGCGACT AATTTTATTCGAATGGGTCCGACCATTGATGGCGTCTTTCTTGATGACTCTCCTCTGAGGTTAACAGACCGTGGGGACTTTAAGCATTGTCCAATGATTCTGGGTTTTAACAAGGATGAAGGGAGTATCTTACATCTTGTTGACAATCCCGACCTCCTCTACGCTGACGAAGCCCCTTTCGTCGACAAAGCATTATTTGACAGG TATGTGACCACTTCGCTTCTAATCACCAACGGGGCTTCCCCTAAAATAGTGGAGGACGCCGTCAAACAGCAATACGTTCCCTGGGAATATGCAGATGACGAAGATTTGGATTATTTCgagtattttaacccaatttaTGGCGACGAGGCGTTCAGTTGCCCGACAGTCAAAACGGCACGTGCACATGCAATGATGACGTCAGAACCTCTTTTCCTTTACTTGATGACGATTGCGCCAACTGT GTCTGTATATGGTGACCACGGCAAAGGTCCAAAATGGCTTGGCGCTGCCCACGCAGAAGAACTACAATACGTGTTTGGCTATCCATTTATTCCAGAGATGCTTACCGTACATGGTATCATGTCAGATGAAGAGAAGGAAGTTTCCGTCAAGTTCATGAAATTCTGGACCAATTTTGCCAAATCTGG TGACCCAAGCCGTCCCGACGCTTCATCTTCCCCTGGTGAAGGGGAATGGGCGTGGCCAAACTTCACCATACCAGAGTTGAATTACAAGGAACTGTCATTTGAAATGAAGGTCGACAGAGGTTTAAAAGCAGACGAATGCAACTTCTGGAACGAGTTTGAACCAGAGCTACAAAGCTTTGTAG CTTCAATGGATCAGTCCGAGCTGGAATGGCGGGAAGAATTCTCCGGATGGCAAGATGACCTGGAAGAATGGAGAATGTCGTTCTCCGATTATCAAAATGAACCAACCTGTGAAACATAG